Proteins encoded by one window of Anguilla rostrata isolate EN2019 chromosome 9, ASM1855537v3, whole genome shotgun sequence:
- the LOC135263637 gene encoding insulin-like: protein MASWLPVISLLVLLILSSPRVDAASTQHLCGSHLVEALYLVCGSNGFFFNPKDKRDLEPLLGFLSPKSGQENEVDDFPYKGQGELKVKRGIVEQCCHKPCSIFDLQNYCN from the exons ATGGCATCCTGGCTGCCGGTAATCTCTCTACTGGTGCTGCTCATCCTGTCCAGTCCCAGGGTCGATGCCGCGTCAACCCAACACCTGTGTGGGTCTCACCTGGTTGAAGCCCTCTACCTGGTGTGCGGAAGTAATGGGTTCTTCTTCAACCCCAAGGACAAGCGGGATCTGGAGCCTCTGCTGG GATTCCTCTCTCCAAAATCAGGCCAGGAGAACGAGGTGGATGATTTCCCCTACAAAGGTCAGGGGGAACTGAAGGTGAAGAGGGGCATTGTGGAGCAGTGCTGTCATAAGCCCTGCAGCATCTTTGACCTACAGAATTACTGCAACTGA
- the LOC135263635 gene encoding insulin-like — protein MASCLPVISLLVLLILSSPGVHVASTQHLCGSHLVEALYLVCGDNGFFFNPKTKRHLDPLLGFLSPKSGQENEVDDFPYKGQGELKVKRGIVEQCCHKPCNIFDLQNYCNLRPSATKATLLNQEPLLSESI, from the exons ATGGCATCCTGCCTGCCAGTAATCTCTCTACTGGTGCTGCTCATCCTGTCCAGTCCCGGGGTCCATGTCGCGTCAACCCAACACCTGTGTGGGTCTCACCTGGTTGAAGCCCTCTACCTGGTGTGCGGAGATAATGGGTTCTTCTTCAACCCCAAGACCAAGCGGCACCTGGACCCTCTGCTGG GATTCCTCTCTCCAAAATCAGGCCAGGAGAATGAGGTGGACGATTTCCCCTACAAAGGCCAGGGGGAACTGAAGGTGAAGAGGGGCATTGTGGAGCAGTGCTGTCACAAGCCCTGCAACATCTTCGACTTACAGAATTACTGCAACCTCCGGCCCTCAGCAACCAAAGCCACGCTATTAAACCAAGAGCCTCTTCTTTCTGAAAGCATTTAA